A window from Coleofasciculus sp. FACHB-1120 encodes these proteins:
- a CDS encoding NACHT domain-containing NTPase, protein MAERSIRASSEGIQKAKKVVKDQGWTQAEIGEEVGTTRQPVGKFFAGKPIERPTFIDICRFLDLNWEEIAEPEPEEQKQDTSIDIAALMQEVREKIKPIIQERCGTMRVLDMTHPIGLNDIYTNVNILEKITGRRRKEIPELLQECNFEDVERFGLGRITEERVPGLKAVKTHPKLMILGKPGAGKTTFLKYLAIQCNQGKFQADRVPIFVTLKNFAEATNKPSLLEYVTQQFVDCGVVETKVIVSLQDVIEHSRALILLDGLDEVREEDNQRVLREIRDFSDQYRDNHFVMTCRIAAREYTFEKFTEVEVADFDDEQIATFANNWFKNKAVKPEHFIKRLEDNNRIKQLAASPLLLTLLCLAFEESGDFPANRSELYKEGLDALLKKWDAKRGIQRDQVYKKLSIQRKEDLLSKIALTTFEQGDYLFKQKVAEQYITDYIRNLPDANADPEALQLDSAVVLRSIEYQHGLLVERAKGIYSFSHLTFQEYFTAREIVVVKQSSEEALERLVNHITEKRWREVFFLAVGMSPSAERLLQLMKHQVDGIVAADEKLQQFLMWVSQKSLSVQIPYKYKSAVRAFYSAFALNLHRAVGLDLVAFDLHRALALDLDLHRALALDRALALDLDLHRALALDLDRALDLELHRALDSDLDRAIASALHLASEPELKNSLQQLRDQLPKLPKSKDWALNKQWWKANGKAWAEKLREMMIKHRNIGHDWQFSKKEMKLLYQYYQATKLLVDCLNSDCYVSCEVRQEIKDTLLLPIAEIEQRKRELM, encoded by the coding sequence ATGGCAGAGCGATCCATCCGGGCATCTTCAGAAGGCATTCAGAAAGCAAAAAAGGTTGTTAAAGACCAAGGCTGGACGCAAGCAGAGATTGGAGAAGAAGTAGGAACGACTCGCCAGCCTGTAGGAAAATTTTTCGCGGGTAAACCGATTGAGCGTCCTACTTTTATCGATATCTGCCGTTTCTTGGATCTCAATTGGGAAGAAATCGCTGAACCTGAACCAGAGGAGCAGAAGCAGGATACGAGCATTGATATCGCTGCGCTAATGCAGGAGGTACGCGAAAAGATAAAACCCATCATTCAAGAACGCTGCGGCACAATGCGGGTGCTAGATATGACTCACCCCATTGGGTTGAATGATATCTACACCAACGTCAATATTCTGGAGAAAATTACTGGGCGCAGGCGAAAAGAGATTCCTGAGTTATTGCAAGAGTGCAACTTTGAGGATGTTGAGCGCTTTGGACTGGGCAGAATCACTGAAGAACGAGTCCCAGGACTTAAGGCGGTCAAGACACATCCCAAGCTGATGATATTGGGGAAGCCTGGGGCGGGTAAAACCACGTTTTTAAAGTATTTAGCGATTCAGTGCAATCAGGGTAAATTTCAGGCTGATCGCGTGCCAATTTTTGTCACCCTCAAAAACTTTGCTGAAGCCACTAATAAACCGAGTTTATTGGAATACGTCACTCAGCAATTCGTGGATTGCGGGGTTGTAGAGACAAAGGTTATCGTGTCTCTACAAGATGTAATTGAACACAGCAGGGCATTGATTTTACTCGATGGGCTAGATGAAGTTAGAGAGGAAGACAATCAGCGCGTCTTAAGGGAGATTCGTGATTTCTCTGACCAATATCGTGACAATCACTTTGTGATGACCTGCCGGATAGCAGCGCGAGAATATACCTTTGAGAAATTCACAGAGGTAGAAGTTGCCGATTTTGATGATGAACAAATTGCTACCTTTGCAAACAACTGGTTTAAGAATAAAGCTGTAAAACCAGAACATTTTATTAAACGCCTCGAAGACAATAACCGAATCAAACAACTAGCCGCCAGTCCGCTACTGCTGACGCTCTTATGTTTGGCATTTGAAGAGTCAGGGGATTTTCCGGCGAATCGTTCTGAACTATACAAAGAAGGACTGGATGCGCTGCTGAAGAAATGGGATGCCAAGCGCGGGATTCAACGCGATCAAGTTTACAAAAAACTATCCATTCAGCGCAAGGAAGATTTACTCAGCAAGATTGCCTTAACTACCTTTGAGCAAGGTGACTATTTGTTCAAGCAGAAAGTAGCAGAACAATACATCACAGATTACATCCGCAATCTACCCGATGCCAATGCTGACCCGGAAGCATTGCAACTGGATAGTGCGGTAGTTTTGCGCTCAATTGAATATCAACACGGGCTATTAGTGGAACGGGCGAAAGGAATTTACTCGTTTTCCCATTTAACATTTCAGGAGTATTTCACTGCTAGAGAAATTGTTGTTGTAAAACAGTCATCAGAGGAGGCATTGGAACGTCTGGTTAATCACATTACCGAAAAACGCTGGCGAGAAGTTTTCTTTCTAGCGGTTGGGATGTCGCCAAGTGCAGAACGTTTACTACAGTTAATGAAACATCAAGTTGATGGAATTGTAGCTGCTGATGAGAAGTTGCAGCAGTTCCTAATGTGGGTAAGTCAGAAATCTCTGTCAGTCCAAATTCCATATAAGTATAAGTCAGCAGTCCGCGCTTTTTACTCCGCCTTTGCCCTCAACCTCCACCGCGCCGTCGGCCTCGACCTCGTTGCTTTCGACCTCCACCGTGCCCTTGCTCTCGACCTTGACCTCCACCGCGCCCTTGCCCTCGACCGCGCCCTTGCTCTCGACCTTGACCTCCACCGCGCCCTTGCCCTCGACCTCGACCGCGCCCTCGACCTTGAACTCCACCGCGCCCTCGACAGCGACCTCGACCGCGCCATCGCTAGCGCCCTCCACCTCGCCAGTGAGCCAGAACTAAAGAACTCGCTGCAACAACTTAGAGATCAATTACCTAAATTACCTAAATCGAAAGACTGGGCATTAAATAAGCAATGGTGGAAAGCAAACGGTAAAGCTTGGGCTGAAAAATTAAGAGAAATGATGATTAAGCATCGTAATATTGGTCACGATTGGCAGTTCAGCAAGAAGGAAATGAAATTACTTTATCAGTATTACCAAGCCACTAAGTTGCTAGTAGATTGCCTGAATAGCGATTGTTATGTGAGCTGTGAGGTGCGACAGGAGATAAAGGATACCTTGTTGTTACCTATAGCAGAGATTGAGCAACGAAAGAGAGAATTAATGTAG